The Leptospira sp. WS60.C2 genome includes the window TGGGGATATCATCCCACTGATTTTACGCATCACGGCCTTCGTTGTGATCTTCCCACACGGCGCACAAAAACTCCTCGGATGGTTTGGTGGATATGGTTTCAAAGGAACTTACGGATTTTTTACAGGAACCATGAAATTCCCAGGAATCCTTGCCGTTCTCATCATCCTTGGTGAGTCTTTTGGATCCGTTCTTTTACTCGTTGGTTTTTTAACCAAATTTGCAGCTCTTTCGATCGCCATCATCATGATCGGTGCCGCATTCATCGCTCACAGACATAATGGATTTTTCATCAATTGGAATGGAAACCAAAAAGGCGAAGGATATGAATTCCACATCCTTGCGGCAGGTCTTCTCCTTGCACTCATCGTTGGTGGAGCAGGTGTGTATTCGATTGATTTTAACTTAATCGGTAAGTTCTAAAATTAAGACCAATCGATCCTAGACCACTCATCCTTGTTTGGAATCTAAATTCGCAACAAGATGAGTGGATTTTCCGTTTCAGTGCGCTGTTCTTACTACACATACCATGCAGCGAGCATCTTTGCTATCGTCTAAAAGATACGAAAATCCCATCCTATCAACGTCAATGGACTTCGGATCAATTGAAAGATTTTAATCTAAGTTGATGTATTCTTCTGGGTCGAGTGGAGCATCGAGACCAATTCGTACTTCATAATGTACGTGTGCTCCCGTTGCTTTTCCCGTTTGGCCGACTAGGGCAATTTTATCCCCTCGTTTGACTCGATCGCCAGGGTTCACAAGAATTTGCGAGCAGTGTCCATACAAAGTGAAAAATCCATTTTCGTGGTTGATCCGAACTGACTTTCCTAGACCCCCAACAGCCGTGTCCACTGCAATGGTTCCAGGACCTGTGGCATAAATTGGTGTTCCTTCACCAGCCGCAAAGTCAATGCCTGAGTGGTATTCTCCAACAGGCAAAATGCCAAACGGGTCACTGCGGTATCCAAACGTGGAGGTCACAACACCCACACCAGGCTTTAGAGGTCTTCCCCTCGGCATGGAATAAAAGATACTTTCGCGCATGGAAAGGTAATCAATGGCATTTTGAAAATTAGGGACAAGGTTTCCTAGTCTTACACCAAACTGGGTGTAGGTGGTGACCACTTGTTGGAAGAGGAGTAGGTTGGAATCCAGTTCACTCGCATCCTTTCGAAATTCTTCTTTTAAGAGATAGTCTTGGGTGATCATCTCCTTTTCCGGAATTTCTTCCCAGGCAAGCAAATTGAGAGATTCCGTCATGGACTCTAATTCTTCCACAGATTCCCGTAAATCCTTGGAAAGTAGGTCATAAAATAGAAACGAAACGAGTTGGGTTTCTGTTTTTTTCTCGAGTGAGAGATTTCGTTCAAAGAAAAAGGAAAAATAAACAAGAAGTCCAAAGGAGAGTATCACAAGGGAGAGGGCAAGTCCAAAGAGAAACCCTAGCATTCCTACGGAAATTTCGATTTGGGCGAGAGGTTTTTCATCATTGGGGATGAGGACAAAACTCACCTTTTCACGGCTTCGGGAAATCCACTTTTGTAAGCGTTTTCGCCACCGTAAATGCGCAATTTGGAGCCTTTCGTAGGCGGTTGTGACGTAAGTTTCTGCCAATGTTCGTTATCCAGCCAATTTTTTCCTTGCCCATGCCATTTTTCAGGGGAAAGTGGATGAATCCAATATGTTTAAATTTCTCACTTCTCTTTTCAGAAAGAAAGCCGACTCTGTCGATTCCTTTTTGATGTACCCCGAGGGAAAGAGATACTATCGAGAAACTCACTCCATACGCAGGGCCAATATCGATGAAGATGCCATCAAAATCATCAATCGATTGAACAAGTTTCGTTACAAGGCCTACTTAGTCGGTGGAGGAGTCAGAGATCTGCTGATGGGCAAGCGCCCAAAAGATTTTGACATTGTCACAAGTGCGACACCAAACCAAATCAAAAGGATCTTCAATAACTGCCGAATCATCGGTAAACGATTTAAAATTGTTCACATCATTTTTAAAGGGAAAATTATTGAAGTTTCAACGTTCCGATCATTACCGGAACATCGTTTGGAAAAACACAAAGCAGAAAACGATTATCTCATCAAGCGGGACAATTCCTTCGGTACAGCAAAGGAAGACGCGGCAAGACGCGACTTTACCATCAACTCCTTGTTCTACGATCCTAAAAATGATTCCATTTTGGATTACGTAGGTGGATTCGAAGACATTCAAAAGAAAATTGTAAGGGTCATTGGTGATCCAGACATTTCTTTCAAAGAAGATCCTGTTCGTATGTTACGAGCAGTGAAGTTTTCTGTATTACTTGGGCTCGATATCGAGAAAAAAACCAAACTGGCAATTAAAAAGAATCGTTTGGAACTCGAAAAATCTTCCACTGCAAGACTTCTCGAAGAATACAACAAGATGTTTCGAACATGGAAAACATCGATTATCTTTGAAGGTTTAGCAGAAAATCATCTCTTAGATGTTTTGTTCAAAGAACCAGCCGATAAGTTAAAGAAAGCAGATCCAGAATGGCGTGAACATTTTATGGACACTCCACTCGGAAAACGACTCGCTGTGACAGACAAACTTCTCTCTGCAAGAGAGGAGATGACTCCAGCTATTTTTTATTCGTTAATCTTTTACGATATCGTAAAAGATCTTTATGAAAACGATCGTGGACACCTAGCGCATAACATCAAAGAAAGTTTACAACCTGTTTTTGAAAGAATGGGAATCCCAAAACGAGAACAAGACAACTTGGTAAAAATATTCATTAGCCAACCTCGTTTTCACATCACTGATGATGAAAAAGAAAGGCAAAATTCTTTCTTCAAAAAGAAGGATTATTTTTACGATGCGTTCATGGTGTATAAGATAGTGGCCATCTCCGAAAACAACGAAGCTGCCGTACAAACTGCATTTTTCTGGGAAATTTCGCTCCGCCAAAGACCGAAGCCAGATAGCCATCAGTTTGGCCAACAAAATCGTAAAAAAGAAGGCAATAAAAAAAGGCCACCAAGGAAAAAACACCGTGATCGAAGAGGGAGCGGAAACCAGAACCAAACCAATCAGGAAGGAAATTCGAATGAATCTGAAGATTCAAACGGATTTGTTTCTGAGAATAAAAACGAAGAATCAAATCCAGAAAATTTTTAACCTATAAATTTTCAATTCACTGATTAAAGTTTTAGTGTTTCCATCGTCTGATGTGATTAGATGGAAACACTTAGTTCTCGAGTAAGGGTCATACTTCTTGAGGATGATCCGACTATTTCACTTTTTTACAATGGTATTCTTCAGAAACAAGGAATGGAAGTAACTTGTTTTTCTGATATTAAACCAGCTATATACTTTTTAACTGAAAATCATCTACAAAATCAAAATATTGTCATTACTGATTTACAACTTCCCGGTGGGAATGGTTTGGATTTCGTTAGAGAAATTCGAAAGGTAAATAAACATATTCCGATTTTGGTAATCACTTCAACTGAGGATCCAAAACAAATCATAGAAGTCATGAAGGAACATGTTCAAGAATACCTGATAAAACCTGTGATTCCAAGTGAATTGCTTTCTCGTATCAAATACCAACTATCAACCAAAGAAGATTCGTATGTTTATTCGGATTATGAAAGAGAAAAAATCATATCTCTTGAAAAATTATTAGAATGGTATAGCTACAAAAACACTCGTATCAAAAAAGGAGATCTAAATACTAACGAACTTCATAAAAATCTTTTTTATGGACTTAGGACAAGTTTAGCACAAGGAGCTGGTTTTGGAGTTTTGTCTCAATTGATAGATATCATAAAAGCAATGCCAAAAGCGGATAATGGCGGGGTTATTCTAGATTTAGATATCTTGAATATCTTAGAAGAAAACGCAATTTACTCGAAGAAGGTTTTAGATCGATTTGCTGAAATTGAAAATGTAATTTTTGATAGAGTTGAAATCGAAGAAGTGTCACCTTTAAAATTGTACAATGAAATGTTGAAGTTAAAGGAAGAAGTTAATCCGCTTTTGCTTCTAAAAGACCAAGTTTTACTCATCCCTGAATATAATGCTTCGAAACTTAGTTCAAAATTGATCAAATGGAATCCACTATATTTTAAAAAAATAATCTATGAGCTTTTATTGAATGCTATGAGGTTTTCTAAACATTCAAGTAGAATATTCTTTCTATTTAATGTCGATTCAGATGGAATTTACCTTTCTACAATCAATTCCTATGCGGAAGAAGAATTTTCGAAGAAGGGGATTTCTAATGATTATCTAGAACTAATCTTTGAGCCTTTTTTTAGAATTACAAAGAATATTTATGAAAAACATGGTTCCTTAGATTTTGGGATCGGACTAAGCTTTGTAAAACAGACTATAGAAAAGTTTGGTGGAACCATTACAGCACTGAATTTGGTAGACCATACAAACGAAACCAAGGAAACCAAAATAGAGTTCAAAATATTCCTCCCTTATTCTTCCTCTTTGAAGTGAAGGAAACCTTTGGTTTTGGGACGGTAGGTTTTTCCTTCTCTTAGAAATTTTGTTCTAGGTTTTCCTTTTTCAAATCTACCTATCATCGTCACAGGAATGGATTCAATTTGGTTTGGTAGTATATCTGGTGATAAAAACAAAAGTTCCAACTCTTCTCCAGAACCAAGGCAAGCATCTACACCTAGTTCCTGAACCGCAAATGGGTGCAAGGGAACTGATTCCACTTCTAGAATCAGTTTGCCATGGGAGGCAATTGCTAATCTTTCTGCATCTTGGATGAGACCATCCGTTACATCCATGCAAGCATGAATTCGATATTTCGATAAAGGTTTTTGTAGGATCTGTCTCGATTTTGGCAGTAAATGTCTTTTGATTGCTTCTTTGTATTTGGGTTGTTTCTTGTTGTGTTTTAGTCCGTGATACCCAAGTAGGCTTTGGCCTAAATCCCCTGTGACATATAAGTAATCTCCAGGTTTTCCACCAGAGCGAAGCCATGGTGTTTTGACGGCGCCTACAACGGTTAAGGTTAGCTGGGTTGTCGGAGAGGAAAAGGTATCACCGCCGGCCAGTTTCATCCCATATTCGTAGAGGGAAGAACGGAGTGATTTGGCAAAGGCTAAGACCCATTCCTTTTTTCGTGAGTAGGGGGAAAGGCCAAGGTTCAGAAAACATTCTCTGGGGACTCCGCCAGAGGCAGTGATGTCTGATACATTCACTTCCACAAGTTTTCTTGCTAAAATTTCGGGACTAGACCATTCGTGTAGGAAATGAGTTCCTTCCGAGAGGGAATCGGTGGTGACAAGTCGTCCTGGTGCCAGAAAGTAACAATCGTCCTCTGGTGGGGGAGTTTTACCAAATAAACTGCGGATGATTTCTGATTCTTTCAAAGCTTCGTTTCCAATAAATTTGTTTGACCCACTGTGAAAACCGAAAATCCTGACATAAAAGAGGAAAATCTCGTACTTATGGAACTATTGTCTAAAGCCCACAAGACCCCTTCTATCGCAAAAGAAGCCGTACAAAAACAGTGGTTTGTTGTGGACGCAACTGATAAAACGCTCGGAAGATTGGCAAGTCAAGTCGCTTCCCGACTTCGCGGAAAACACAAATCTACATTCACACCGAACCAAGATTGTGGAGATAACATCATCATCGTTAATGCTTCTAAAGTGGCCGTGACTGGTCGCAAAAGAGAACAAAAAATTTACTACCACCACTCCCGTTACCCAGGTGGTATGACTGCGATTGCCTTCCACAAACTCATTCAAGAGAATCCCGAAAGAGTGATTATGGAAGCAGTCAAAGGAATGTTACCTAAATCTAAGTTAGGTGACCAAATGTTAAGAAATTGCCGAGTGTTCGCAGGCAGTGACCACAACCTAGGTGCACAAAAGCCCCTAAAACTGGAGTTGAAATAATATGGCGCAAAAAGCAGTTTGGGCAGTAGGCCGACGCAAAACATCTGTTGCACGAGCAAAAATCGCATCGGGAACAGGAAAAATCACAGTTAACCATAAAGATGTAAAAGATTACATCAAAAACGGAGAACACTTAGTTCGCCGTGCACTTGAGCCTCTTTTAGTTTTAGATGCTCGTGACAAATATGATATTGCACTCAATGTAACTGGTGGTGGAGTGATTGGACAAGTGGGAGCCATTCGTCACGCAGTGGCTCGTGCTCTTGTTGCGTTCAATGAATCGCTAAAACCAGCTTTGAAAAAAGAAGGATTCCTCACACGAGATAGCCGTATGGTAGAGCGTAAAAAATACGGTCTTCATAAAGCTCGTCGCGGAACTCAGTTCTCAAAACGTTAATCGGAATCTTCCTCTTTTTTTTCCGATAGAGAAGCCTCCTTTGGGAGGCTTTTTTTTTCGATTAGGACGAATCAAACTAAAACAACGCCTTCCACCATGAACCAAATCATCTTTTACCTTGCCTTTGCTTTTGGAACCTTTGCCAGTAGTTGTTTTTTATATTCGATTGTGATTTTTACACAGACATTAACAGTTGTAAAAGGGTATTCTGGGATCGTATTTTTCTTTTTGTTTTTACCTTTCCCCATTTTCTTTTTATACACGGGATACCTTCTCGACCATTACTCTAAAAAATGGGTCGTTGTCGCATTTCAGTTCTTTTTGTGTTTTGCTACCTTCTTATTAGGGGCACTCACGCCGGAGTTTGCAAAGTATCCTCTCCTTTTATTACCTCTGGCTTTTATAAACGGAATTGGAATGACAACGGTTTTGCCGGGAAGGATGGCACTCCTCAGAGAAGTGATGGACTCTCATCGTTTGGTTTTTCATACGATTGTTGGGAATTTACTTCTGATCTTCTCTTTTGGAATGAGTCCTCTCGCTGTGGGCTGGATTCGAGAATTCCAATCCTATTCCCATTTGTTTTTGATTTTAACTGGTTTACATCTTGTATCCATTCTCGCCTTCACTTTGTTAAAGACGAATTCCAAGGATGTTCCAAGTCCAACGGAAAAAGAGAACCAAAATAGAATCCCACCAAACTCTGAATTTCCTTCCATTGGTAAAAATCTTCATAACGTAATTGGGGTTTTAAAAAGCGATCCAGTCTCCAAACAAGTCATGTGGATGGCAATCCTAAGTATGCTTGCTCTCGGTCCTATCCAAGTGGTGCTTCCGCAATATGTAAAACAAGAATTGGGACTTGGGGAACTGGCAAGAGGGAGTGTTCTTGTGTTTCTCGGCCCTGGGCTTTTTTTAGGTGGGATCCTTACGATTTTGTTCCATCACCTGGAACGAAAGGGACTCGCATTACTCATCGTATTCTCTTTGTCTTCGTTTTTCTTTTTGGGTCTCATACCGTTTTACCAAGCAAACATCACTTCCTTCTTTCTCTTTTGTTTTGGAATCTCTGGTGGAGTGCTTTCGAGCCTAATGCCAGCCATCTTACAAAAACGTACGAATGATGCTCTTCGCGGGAGAATCCTTTCTCTTTACACCGTGTGTTTTCAATTCACACCTGCCGTTTCTGGATTTTTTTCTGCCTATCTCAGTGATACCTTTGGAAGTCTTTGGACCTTTACGGGACTTGGGCTCTGTTTTTTGGGATTTGCTCTCTTTTCGTTTTGGGGATACAAAGAATTACGCGAAAGTTAATTTCGAATTTCCTTGCCCTAGAAGGCAAACCCGATTTCCGTGTAAGTGTATGAAGTTCAAAACGGTCCAAGAAATCGCCAGGTTGTATACGAATTACTTTAAGGAAAAAGGTCACACAATTGTGCCTTCCTCCAGTCTCATCCCGAAAGGGGATCCCACACTTTTATTCACAACCGCAGGTATGGTGCAGTTCAAACCCCTTTTTACAGGCGCGGTAGAACTTCCCTATACTAGGGCCGCCTCCATACAAAAATGCGTTCGCACCACCGATTTGGAAGTGGTAGGAAAAACGGAACGCCATTGTACGTTCTTTGAGATGTTGGGAAATTTTTCCTTCGGCGATTATTTTAAAAAAGAAGCCATTGAATACGCGTTAGATTTTTCTCTAAACCAGTTAGAAATTCCCAAAGATAAAATTTGGGTCACCATTTACCTAGATGATGATGAAGCCAAAAGAATCTGGATGGATGCCGGGATTCCAGAAGAACGAATTGTTCGCCTTGGTAAAAAAGACAATTTTTGGGGGCCTGCGGGAGACAGTGGGGCTTGTGGTCCTTGTTCCGAATTGTATTTGGACAGGGGACCCGAAAAAGGTGGTCCCACTTGTGGCAACAACCCGAATTGCAAACCAGGTTGTGACTGTGATCGTTATTTGGAATATTGGAACCTTGTGTTTAACCAGTTCAATCAGACTGTTTCAGGGGAACTTCTTCCTCTGAAACAAACAGGCATTGATACAGGATCTGGCCTCGAACGTGTGGCCATGTTATTACAAGAAGTGGACTCGGTCTATGACACAGATGAATTAAAAACCATCATACAAAAAATTGAATCAGTGTCGGGTTTTCCATATAATGAATCCACCAAACAATCGTTTCGTGTGATTACGGACCATTCTCGTTCTGTCTTTTTTTCTCTTGGGGATGGAATTTATCCTGACCGCACAGGTCGTGGGTATGTGATCCGTCGACTCATTAGACGCGCTTCCCTCTTTGCAAGAAAACTCGGAATTCATGAACCATTTCTATACAAACTCGTAGGCACTCTAAAAGAATTATACTCGGCTCGTTATCCAGAGTTAAAGGACAAAGCAAAAGACATCGAATCGATTCTAAAGAAAGAAGAAGAACTTTTCCTACACACATTGGAAGTCGGTCTCGAAGAGTTAGAGTCTTTACTCTCTCACTTGAAAGAACACAAACTAACACTTGTGACGGGAAAAGAAGGCTTTCGTTTGTATTCCACATACGGGTTTCCTCGTGAAATGACAAAGGAACTTGTGGAAGACAGAGGGTTTAGCTTTGATGACAAAGGTTTTGAAGAAGAACTCGAAAAGGATCGGGATTTATCGCGTGCTAGCTGGAAAGGGAAAAAAATCCAATACCTCACTGGCCTTTCAGCCTCTCCCGAACTCAAAACAGAATTTTTAGGGTATACGGAATCCAAAGCACAAGGAAAGGTCTTGTATCTTTTTGTGGATGGAAAGTCAGTTAGTTCCGCCAAACAAGGGGAAGAGGTTGTTATCGTTCTCGATAAAACTCCTTTTTACGCAGAGGGCGGTGGTCAGGTTGGTGACACAGGTTATTTCAAAAAAGACGGTTTCCAATTCCAAGTCCAAGACACACAAAAAGAAAATGATACTTTCCTTCATATGGGTATGGTCTTAAAAGGAACGATCACGGTAGGAGATGTGGTAGATGCTGAAATTGAAGTGGAACGTAGGCAGAATCTTGCCAACCACCATTCCGGCACACATTTGTTAAACGGAGCACTTAGAAGAATCCTCGGGAACCATGTCACACAAAAAGGTTCCATTGTTTCCGCAGAGTATCTCCGATTTGATTTTTCCCATCCCAAAGCACTTTCTCCTGAAGAAATCATCCAAATTGAATCTGATGTAAATGAGGCTGTGAGTGCCAATATCGCGGTCAAAACAGAAGTTTTAGACATCAACCAGGCGAAAGAATCAGGGGCACTCTCCATGTTTGATGAAAAGTATGGAAGCCTTGTTCGTGTTGTGTCCATGGGAGAAAAATCAAAAGAATTCTGCGGGGGAACCCATGTAACGAACACACAAGACATTGGATTTTTTGCCATTGTCAAAGAAGGAAGTCCTGGTGCTGGAAATCGAAGGATTGAAGCGATTTGTGGAGATTCTGTTGTTTCCTATTTTTTACACCAGTTCCAAACCTTGGCGGCCAAAATTGAAACTCACAACTTGTCCGCCAAAGAGGCATTTGGTGATCTTAAAGAATTTGGGATCACAAAAGAAGTTCCTTCCCCAGAAGGTTTACAAACCATCTTCTCAAAAGATGGAAAAACAGCGGTGGCAAGTCTACGTAAACTCCGAGAAGAATTAGAAACAGAACTGGAAGAAAAATCCTCCTCGCTTTTTAAAGCCAAAAAGAAATTAGAACAGCAAAAGTTCCAAATGAATCCAGAGCTTGTGGACAGTTTGTTACAAAAAGCACACAAGTTTGCGAAAGGAAAGGTTGTCACCGAATTGTTTCCTTCGGTGGATGCAAAGGCATTGAAAGACTTGGCCGATTCCTTAAAAGCAAAAGAACCAGAGATTCTCTGTTTGTTTGGAACCACGGAAGGGGATTCGAGTACGCTTGTCTTTATGTGCAATAAGGTATTGAATGAACGAGGCATTCATTGTGGTGATCTACTGAAAGAAACCTTGGTGAAACTCGATGGAAAGGGCGGTGGAAGACCCGATATGGCACAAGGCGGTGGTAAAAAACCAGAAAGTGTTTTGGCTTCC containing:
- a CDS encoding M23 family metallopeptidase; the protein is MAETYVTTAYERLQIAHLRWRKRLQKWISRSREKVSFVLIPNDEKPLAQIEISVGMLGFLFGLALSLVILSFGLLVYFSFFFERNLSLEKKTETQLVSFLFYDLLSKDLRESVEELESMTESLNLLAWEEIPEKEMITQDYLLKEEFRKDASELDSNLLLFQQVVTTYTQFGVRLGNLVPNFQNAIDYLSMRESIFYSMPRGRPLKPGVGVVTSTFGYRSDPFGILPVGEYHSGIDFAAGEGTPIYATGPGTIAVDTAVGGLGKSVRINHENGFFTLYGHCSQILVNPGDRVKRGDKIALVGQTGKATGAHVHYEVRIGLDAPLDPEEYINLD
- the pcnB gene encoding polynucleotide adenylyltransferase PcnB, which gives rise to MFKFLTSLFRKKADSVDSFLMYPEGKRYYRETHSIRRANIDEDAIKIINRLNKFRYKAYLVGGGVRDLLMGKRPKDFDIVTSATPNQIKRIFNNCRIIGKRFKIVHIIFKGKIIEVSTFRSLPEHRLEKHKAENDYLIKRDNSFGTAKEDAARRDFTINSLFYDPKNDSILDYVGGFEDIQKKIVRVIGDPDISFKEDPVRMLRAVKFSVLLGLDIEKKTKLAIKKNRLELEKSSTARLLEEYNKMFRTWKTSIIFEGLAENHLLDVLFKEPADKLKKADPEWREHFMDTPLGKRLAVTDKLLSAREEMTPAIFYSLIFYDIVKDLYENDRGHLAHNIKESLQPVFERMGIPKREQDNLVKIFISQPRFHITDDEKERQNSFFKKKDYFYDAFMVYKIVAISENNEAAVQTAFFWEISLRQRPKPDSHQFGQQNRKKEGNKKRPPRKKHRDRRGSGNQNQTNQEGNSNESEDSNGFVSENKNEESNPENF
- the alaS gene encoding alanine--tRNA ligase, yielding MKFKTVQEIARLYTNYFKEKGHTIVPSSSLIPKGDPTLLFTTAGMVQFKPLFTGAVELPYTRAASIQKCVRTTDLEVVGKTERHCTFFEMLGNFSFGDYFKKEAIEYALDFSLNQLEIPKDKIWVTIYLDDDEAKRIWMDAGIPEERIVRLGKKDNFWGPAGDSGACGPCSELYLDRGPEKGGPTCGNNPNCKPGCDCDRYLEYWNLVFNQFNQTVSGELLPLKQTGIDTGSGLERVAMLLQEVDSVYDTDELKTIIQKIESVSGFPYNESTKQSFRVITDHSRSVFFSLGDGIYPDRTGRGYVIRRLIRRASLFARKLGIHEPFLYKLVGTLKELYSARYPELKDKAKDIESILKKEEELFLHTLEVGLEELESLLSHLKEHKLTLVTGKEGFRLYSTYGFPREMTKELVEDRGFSFDDKGFEEELEKDRDLSRASWKGKKIQYLTGLSASPELKTEFLGYTESKAQGKVLYLFVDGKSVSSAKQGEEVVIVLDKTPFYAEGGGQVGDTGYFKKDGFQFQVQDTQKENDTFLHMGMVLKGTITVGDVVDAEIEVERRQNLANHHSGTHLLNGALRRILGNHVTQKGSIVSAEYLRFDFSHPKALSPEEIIQIESDVNEAVSANIAVKTEVLDINQAKESGALSMFDEKYGSLVRVVSMGEKSKEFCGGTHVTNTQDIGFFAIVKEGSPGAGNRRIEAICGDSVVSYFLHQFQTLAAKIETHNLSAKEAFGDLKEFGITKEVPSPEGLQTIFSKDGKTAVASLRKLREELETELEEKSSSLFKAKKKLEQQKFQMNPELVDSLLQKAHKFAKGKVVTELFPSVDAKALKDLADSLKAKEPEILCLFGTTEGDSSTLVFMCNKVLNERGIHCGDLLKETLVKLDGKGGGRPDMAQGGGKKPESVLASLEFALSLAKTKLS
- a CDS encoding response regulator yields the protein METLSSRVRVILLEDDPTISLFYNGILQKQGMEVTCFSDIKPAIYFLTENHLQNQNIVITDLQLPGGNGLDFVREIRKVNKHIPILVITSTEDPKQIIEVMKEHVQEYLIKPVIPSELLSRIKYQLSTKEDSYVYSDYEREKIISLEKLLEWYSYKNTRIKKGDLNTNELHKNLFYGLRTSLAQGAGFGVLSQLIDIIKAMPKADNGGVILDLDILNILEENAIYSKKVLDRFAEIENVIFDRVEIEEVSPLKLYNEMLKLKEEVNPLLLLKDQVLLIPEYNASKLSSKLIKWNPLYFKKIIYELLLNAMRFSKHSSRIFFLFNVDSDGIYLSTINSYAEEEFSKKGISNDYLELIFEPFFRITKNIYEKHGSLDFGIGLSFVKQTIEKFGGTITALNLVDHTNETKETKIEFKIFLPYSSSLK
- the rplM gene encoding 50S ribosomal protein L13, translated to MELLSKAHKTPSIAKEAVQKQWFVVDATDKTLGRLASQVASRLRGKHKSTFTPNQDCGDNIIIVNASKVAVTGRKREQKIYYHHSRYPGGMTAIAFHKLIQENPERVIMEAVKGMLPKSKLGDQMLRNCRVFAGSDHNLGAQKPLKLELK
- the rpsI gene encoding 30S ribosomal protein S9 — its product is MAQKAVWAVGRRKTSVARAKIASGTGKITVNHKDVKDYIKNGEHLVRRALEPLLVLDARDKYDIALNVTGGGVIGQVGAIRHAVARALVAFNESLKPALKKEGFLTRDSRMVERKKYGLHKARRGTQFSKR
- the thiL gene encoding thiamine-phosphate kinase, translated to MKESEIIRSLFGKTPPPEDDCYFLAPGRLVTTDSLSEGTHFLHEWSSPEILARKLVEVNVSDITASGGVPRECFLNLGLSPYSRKKEWVLAFAKSLRSSLYEYGMKLAGGDTFSSPTTQLTLTVVGAVKTPWLRSGGKPGDYLYVTGDLGQSLLGYHGLKHNKKQPKYKEAIKRHLLPKSRQILQKPLSKYRIHACMDVTDGLIQDAERLAIASHGKLILEVESVPLHPFAVQELGVDACLGSGEELELLFLSPDILPNQIESIPVTMIGRFEKGKPRTKFLREGKTYRPKTKGFLHFKEEE
- a CDS encoding MFS transporter — encoded protein: MNQIIFYLAFAFGTFASSCFLYSIVIFTQTLTVVKGYSGIVFFFLFLPFPIFFLYTGYLLDHYSKKWVVVAFQFFLCFATFLLGALTPEFAKYPLLLLPLAFINGIGMTTVLPGRMALLREVMDSHRLVFHTIVGNLLLIFSFGMSPLAVGWIREFQSYSHLFLILTGLHLVSILAFTLLKTNSKDVPSPTEKENQNRIPPNSEFPSIGKNLHNVIGVLKSDPVSKQVMWMAILSMLALGPIQVVLPQYVKQELGLGELARGSVLVFLGPGLFLGGILTILFHHLERKGLALLIVFSLSSFFFLGLIPFYQANITSFFLFCFGISGGVLSSLMPAILQKRTNDALRGRILSLYTVCFQFTPAVSGFFSAYLSDTFGSLWTFTGLGLCFLGFALFSFWGYKELRES
- a CDS encoding DoxX family protein — encoded protein: MFDFLFSTSGDIIPLILRITAFVVIFPHGAQKLLGWFGGYGFKGTYGFFTGTMKFPGILAVLIILGESFGSVLLLVGFLTKFAALSIAIIMIGAAFIAHRHNGFFINWNGNQKGEGYEFHILAAGLLLALIVGGAGVYSIDFNLIGKF